The genomic window CCAAGTGGAAAGCAAGTACCTGGCTGGACTAAGAAGGCTGCAGGAGGCCCTGGGGGATGAAACCAGCGAGTGCTCAGAGCTGCTGAGGCAGCTTGTCCAGGAGGCGCTGCAGTGGGAAGCCGGGGAGGCCTCATCTGACAGCATCGAGCTGAGCCCCATCAGGTGAGCCTGGCGGCCCAGCCAGGGCTGGTCTGTGTGAGCTGGCAGCTCCTCCCCAGTTTCCCTGCTGCCAGGTCCTGCCAACCACGTGCAAGTCCTGCACAGCATCACCTCCCCTGATCTTCACATGCATGAGCGTGCTGCTGCAGCTGAGATGGTTCACGCTCAGAGGAGGCAGCCCCCTGCCACAGCCCTACAGTACATTTGCGGCACAGGCTGCCTCCAGAGCCCCGTGCTTTCTGTTTCTCCAGGCTGCCTCCCAAATGTGGCTGCCTCCCAGATGTGCCTGTCAGGGAGGGGAGGCGGGGAGACAAGCAGGTCATCTCCTCTGCACCAAGCCCTTGCTGCACACAGTGGACACGGGCGGTTAAATACAACAGAAAGGAGCGTGGCTATGCTCGAAGGCCCCTGGAGGCTGAGTAGTCCAGTGGCAGAAGCTCGAGCTTTGGAGCCAGTCCTGGCTCTCTCGATGTGTGACAATTCCCTTTACCTTTCTGAGCCTTGTACTCGGCCTCCATAAGATGTGTGCAAagagctggacacagtggctcacgcctgtaatcccagcactttgggaggctgaactgggtggattacttgaggccaggagtttgagaccagcctgggcaatatattggaagggaggaagggaagggaagaaagaaagaaaagaagatacaaGATTTGGGCAAATACACCGGCTTTGCAGGAtcattaggattaaatgagattgtgCAGGCAGGGCATAGAGTGGAGGtgagttgaataaatgaaaggccGTCTGGAAGGGGTCCCCAgctctcccacctctgcctgtcATTGGTGCCGTCTGTTCCCCGTCCATCCCTGGGCTTACTGGCTGTGGTAAATGGGGTTCTGTATGCACAGTGCGGGACTCCTTGGGCCTAAGGCTGCATGGAGTAATAAGAGGGTCCTTTATATTTGCATAGAATTAGTAAATATCtcttgagcatttactgtgtgccaggcattatcTAGGCccccagcatctttttttttttttttttttgagacggagtctcgctctgtcacccaggctggagtgcagtggccggatcttggctcactgcaagctccgcctcccaggttcactccattctcctgcctcagcctcccgagtagctgggactacaggcgcccgccacctcgcccggctagtttttttgttttttttttttttttttattttttagtagtgacggggtttcaccgtgttagccaggatggtctcgatctcctgaccttgtgatccgcccatctcggcctcccaaagtgctgggattacaggcttgagccaccgtgcccggcctaggcCCCCAGCATCTTACAACAGAGGATCTCACTGGGTCTTCAGGTGGCAGAGCAGGGATTCCTATACCCATTATACAGATTCGCAACCTGAGGTTGGGAGAACTGAAGTGACCTGCTGTGTGGTTAACCCTCAGTGAAGGCAGGGCAGGAACCTGGCCTGGGGTCCTCCCTGTCCCCACCACTCCTTATCTAGGGAAGGGCTCTGCAAGGTGTTGCTAACGTGGACTTTTGCTGGCAGTAAGTATGATGAGTACGGCTTCCTGACGGTGCCCGACTATGAGGTCGAAGACCTGAAGCTGCTGGCCAAGATCCAGGCACTGGAGGTGCGCTCCCACCACCTGCTGGGCCTCGAGGCTGTGGATCGGCCGCTGCGGGAGCGCTGGGCTGCCCTGGGCGAGCTTGTGCCCTCAGCTGAACTCAAGCAGCTACTGCGGGCAGGAGTGCCCCGTGAACACCGGCCTCGTGTCTGGAGGTGGCTGGTCCACCTCCGTGTCCAGCACCTGCACACTCCAGGCTGCTACCAGGAACTGCTGAGCCGAGGCCGGGCCCGCGAGCACCCTGCTGCCCGCCAGATTGAGCTGGACCTGAACCGGACCTTCCCCAACAACAAGCACTTCACCTGCCCCACCTCCAGCTTCCCCGACAAGCTCCGTCGGGTGCTTCTGGCCTTCTCCTGGCAGAACCCCACCATCGGCTACTGCCAAGGCCTGAACAGGTGAGCCACCAAAGCCCAGTGAAGGTGTGACCTTTACCTTTTGGAGCACAGGTCCCCAACCCTCAGACCATGGACCGATAGCCATCTGTGGCCTGTTAAtggggccacacagcaggaggtgagcggtgggCGAGACAGCATtgccacctgagctctgcctcctgtcagatcagcggcagcatgagattctcacaggagcatgaaccctattgtgaactctgcatgcaagggatctaggttacgtgttccttatgagaatctaatgcctgatgatctgaggtggagcagtttcaaaaccaccccttccccaccccagtccatggaaaaattgtctttcatgaaactggtccccagtgccaaaaaggttggggactgctgttttagagcactgctctctctctctttggagcCTCCCAAGAACCTGGAGACATAAGCCCAGGTTCCCCACCACAGGCTGGTGAGAGGACATGTTTAAGATAGAGATGGGCCAGAGCTCAGAGCTCCAGGCCCCTTGTCCCTGCTCTCTCCTTTGATTTGTGCTTGGGGAGGTACAACTCACATGGCATCTCAAACCTTGACCTGCTGGAATCTACAGGGTATGGCCCCACCCACATGGCAGGACCTTCTGGGTCAGGAATCATTTGCTTTCAGTGAAACCCATGCAGAAGACCCTGGGAAAAGGGACTTTCTAAATGTTACAAGGGGGTTTCACAGaagccaggaaaagaaaacagagctgAGGACCAGATGGTCATTGGAAGTCAAGGCAGCTGCTCTCTGCAGCAGGGCCACAGCCCTGCACAACCCCAGGGGGCAGCCTTCGTGCCACAGTCCTGGGATGCCATCCCCTAAGCTCATATAGCACCAAGGTACTGCTCTGCTGCCTTCTGCAGCTGCATGGCCTCGGCCTCTCTTCATTATGTGTGtctgcttccttctctctcagCAGACCAGCCTCTGTCCATTCATTCTTTGGACATTTAGGGACCATCAAGGCTGTCAGAATGGAGACCTCAGCCCCTGAGTCTTGGGCCTTTCAGTGAGTCTTCTCACCCCACCCCTTGTGTTCCAGGTCTAAATTCCCCAAAGAAAGAATCTGATTGGCCCAGTCAGGAATAATTTCCACTTCTGGTCCAATtggtggggatggagggagggactGGGGATAGGGGATGAGGTCACCTGGTTCACAGGGCTGTCTCCCCTCCAAGACTGTGAGGGACTGTCATCCCCCTACTCCAGCCCCAGCTATTTCAGTAGAAGCTGCATAGTTGCAGATATTTTCCCAAAGCAAGTTTTGACTCAATTTACTTTAAACACACATATACCTAAGCAAAATTTACATAAGCCATACTGCTCTTTCTTCAGAATAGGTGGCGCGTGACATTTATTTAACACAGAATCAACATTCAGTGGCCTTACTCAAATTTGAGTGGTTTCCAAAGGTAGATATTTTTCATACTCTATTTCCAGCCTAAAATTGGGTGACATTGAGCATGTATATGTACAATTCCTGAGAATTAAGAGTTAAACTCCAACAGTAATGCCTCTCAGTCAAAGCCTCCTTGGAAAATATGTTCAGATTTCATGCCACGCTAAATGCCTGCCACAGGGCAGGTCTGTagaaatttcattcattcaacagtctGACAAAAGCCCCTGTACTCCTCATCTGTTTGAACATGTTAAAATCCAGGAGAAACAAAACCTGCAAAGCCTCTTGTAAGAATAGCTGTGAAGGGAGCTGGAAGCTATGAGATCagaatgaataataatttttgcatttcacaCAAAGTCCAGGTAGGAAGTAATGCATAATGGGGGCCTCTTGGATGCCAGGTGTTTAACACCTGAtggcatttaatcctcacagaaaCCTTCACTGGTGCCCCCATGCCCAGATGAAACATGAGAGGGTCTGAGAGGCCGAGGAACCCGCCCATTGCCCCACCACAAATGCTGGCCCAGCCAACTGCTTACCCTGGGCCCTGGCTGCCCCCAGCCCGCAAACCCAGTCCTTTCTACAACGTGCCCTCTCTCCAAATAGCAGTAGTCAGAGGCTGTGCTGAGGCCCCACAGAAACCTTTCTCTTATGTAGATGTAAACTTCTTGAGACCTGCTTTTGAAGTTCAACCTGTGCTGAAGGGGCAGAGAAAAATCCTATAGCAGGACGGGCACTTGAGATAAGCCTCGTAGAAGGCGAGAACCTTCTCCCTGTGTAGAAGGAGGCAGCACACAGGCCACAGAGGGGCGCAGAAGGGACAACTGAGACCAAGAGAGGCGGAAGGTCCCCAGATGGGTTTTCTAAAATATCTTTCTCTGAAtggtatttttactttaatttgatATGCAAGTGCAGATAATTGGTGTTCATGTAAAcataataggccaggcgcagtggctcatgcctgtaatcccagaactttgggaggctgaggtgggcagatcatgaggtcaaaagatcgagaccattctggccaacatggtgaaacctcgtctctactaaaaatagaacaaatagctgggcttggtggcgggtgcctgtagtcccagctactcaggaggctgaggcaggggaatcacttgaaccagggaggcagaggttgcagtgagccgagatcgcaccactgcactccagcctggcgacagagcaagactccatttcataATAGAAAGCCTGTTCAAATGTGGCATGTGCAAGGTATTCGTTTGAAGGCTCTAAGCCCAAGCCTGCAGGTCCCTGACACATGTCTTCTTTGCCATCTAGTGGTAGCCATTAGAACTGCATGTgtgggccgggcgctgtggctcacgcctgtaattctagcactttgagaggctgaggtgggtggatcccttgagcccaggagtttgagacagccttggccacatggcaaagccctgtcaaaaaaaaaaaaaaaaaaaacctagccaggcgtggtggcacatgcttgtagttctagccacttgggaggctgaggtggtaaggaggcagaggttgctgtgagccatgatcatgcagctggactccagcctgggcaacagagtgagtctctgtctcaaaaaaagaaaagaaaagaaaagaaaaagaactgcatGTTTGATGTCTCAAGATGACAGACCCTGCCTCTAAGGCAACAAATCCAGCTTGTTTAGATAGTGATGGAGACCACCGTGATGAGCTAATGCTAATTTAGAGCAAATGTTTTAAACCCATTTCCCTGTGAAAATAAGTACAGTGCTTTAAAAGTAGTTTGTTTTTCCCCCATCGACACACTCCTTTCTTTGCAAGCCTACCTGGGCCCTGAATGCCCTTAGGTTCGAATTCAGCCATACCCCTGAGCAGTTAGTAAATCCTAGCCACCAGCCTCAGATAACTGACTTTTTAACATGTGCTGAAGTCCAAACCAATGCTGGCAGCTAACCCCTAGACTGAGGCCATCCTGAGGCTCAGGGGGAACAGGGTAGGATAGAGTGGAGAGAGCACTGGAGTAGACTTTGGGAGCCCTGGGTTCTATTTCCACTCTACCGCCAACTGACTATATAATGTTGAGCAGGTAACTTCTGCTTTCTGGGTCTTGGTTTTTCAACCACTGCAATAAGGAGTTTGTCTAGACCAGAAACAACCAGTAGGAAGCAGCTGCCTGGAGCCCTGTCCTGAGAGAGTTTCTGAGGCAGCCTTCAGACTCAGTGGGAAAGAGTACTGTGATCAATTATTTATGTCTACAGTGGGCTTAGGCAAAGGGAATGCTGCCATGATCAGTTAGTTATGTCTGCCCTGGGCACAGACAAAGAGAATAGAGGCCAGTGTATGCCACGTTTGCTATCCTTGAACTCAGTGACCTGTGGAGGTCCCTCCCCACCAGCTCTGAGAGAACAGAGCCTCCTATTTCCCAGGAGACCTGTGAATGTTCTCTTCATCCACTCAGCTTCAACTCAGGAAGGttttatacaaatatttgaaCCATAGTTGGGAGAAATTCCTTCCCACTCTACTGGGGAAAGAGaagggatatttcttttttcttttgggattCAACCATGTTTCTAAGAGTTGTGAGCCTCAAAAGAAGGTGGAGGTCATGATCTAATCTAGAGAGAACCCAAAGAAGCATGAGTATATGGATGACGGAATGTGTTCCTTAAATGCTCGTTATGACCATAGAGTCAGAGGCTTTCTAAAGCGACATCTCCCCAGGGTCCTATGAGGAACATTCATTCTACTCAGCCCCCATGGGTGCAATGGACAACAGGGGTTCTGTGGACCCCCTGGGTGACGCTGGGTTAGAATCAGCCACAGGATTTTGTTACCACAGGACTTCTCAGAGGCTTTACTAAGACTGTGTACATCATAACCCTCCAGGGGCTAGAATGTGCAGCATTCCCCAGATATCTTTGAATATAGAACCTTGTGTTCACCTCGCATCTTGGGAGACCAGTAGTCCCTGGAAAGACATTTTTTGGAAAACGTCTTCTTGGACTGGCCCAGGATGGGAACTGCCAGGGAAGATGGGAGAAGTAGAGAAAACAGTGCTTATCCCAGGAAGACTTCCCTGCTCAGCcctgtgggtttttgtttgtttcttaccCATGATTTCATTAGAGCCTTATGCTAACTTGGTGGGCAGgggaaataaaggaggaaaaaaagttatGTGCATTGAGCACCTGGTAAATGCCAGGCAGTGAGCGAGGCACGGTAGGTCTGTCTCAAGACGCCTCATGGCCTTGGGGGGATAGATATTGTTAATCTCGCTAACAATAAATATCTAATCTCAGATCATGAAACCGAGGTCCAGAGAGGTTAGCGTGCTTGCCGAGGTCTCAAAGCCTGTGAATATTAAGGTGCGGATAGCTCACATTTATAAAGAGCTCACTGTGTGGCAGGCACCGTGTGGGGCACTGAATGAGCTCTGTTCATCCTCAAAACAGTCCTGTGATTATTATgagactgaggcttagagggGTTCCGTAACTTGTCCCAGGTCACCCAGGAAGCCGCAAGATCAGGATTTACCCaagcagcctgactccagagccccTGCTCTGAAGTGATCCCCATTGCTCTGGAAAATGCCGGTCATCCTCCCCCGAAGAGCGTTTGTCTCACCCCAGGTGCCAGGAGCACCAGTCTGGTTAGGGAGTGGGGTTGCACTGGTGCTCACATGGAAGGACTTTCCCCCTGGAACCCAGGAAGCCACCTCTGCCACATGCTGCCTGGCAGGGCCACGACTTCTGTAATCAATCCAGGCCTCCTTTCCTACCACTCCAGGCTGGCGGCCATCGCTCTGCTGGTCCTAGAGGAAGAGGAGAGCGCCTTCTGGTGCCTGGTGGCCATTGTGGAGACCATCATGCCCACTGATTACTACTCTAACACACTGACGGCA from Macaca thibetana thibetana isolate TM-01 chromosome 15, ASM2454274v1, whole genome shotgun sequence includes these protein-coding regions:
- the TBC1D2 gene encoding TBC1 domain family member 2A isoform X3, producing the protein MEAYRTQNCFLNSEIHQVTKIWRKVAEKEKALLTKCAYLQARNCQVESKYLAGLRRLQEALGDETSECSELLRQLVQEALQWEAGEASSDSIELSPISKYDEYGFLTVPDYEVEDLKLLAKIQALEVRSHHLLGLEAVDRPLRERWAALGELVPSAELKQLLRAGVPREHRPRVWRWLVHLRVQHLHTPGCYQELLSRGRAREHPAARQIELDLNRTFPNNKHFTCPTSSFPDKLRRVLLAFSWQNPTIGYCQGLNRLAAIALLVLEEEESAFWCLVAIVETIMPTDYYSNTLTASQVDQRVLQDLLSEKLPRLMAHLGQHHVDLSLITFNWFLVVFADSLISNILLRVWDAFLYEGTKVVFRYALAVFKYNEKEILRLHNGLEIYQYLRFFTKTISNSRKLMNIAFNDMNPFRMKQLQQLRMVHRERLEAELRELEQLKAEYMERRTSQRRAMSDGCASEDEVEGEA